A part of Novipirellula artificiosorum genomic DNA contains:
- a CDS encoding DUF1499 domain-containing protein: MLTWIAVAIGGTFILAVWLGVDNWSRDFTTNFAELDSENADVHLRPRLLEASPESVAESISRWASRHSGWAVESKTQLDASIRLHLTRTTPLFRFVDDIHVTLVGIDGKTRLDAESRSRVGIGDLGQNPRNLKELLAGLEVMQLDEIQYDQRESKT; the protein is encoded by the coding sequence ATGTTGACATGGATTGCTGTGGCAATCGGCGGCACATTCATCCTGGCCGTTTGGCTGGGAGTTGACAACTGGAGTCGCGATTTTACGACGAACTTTGCCGAACTCGACTCCGAGAATGCTGACGTCCATCTGCGTCCACGCTTGTTGGAGGCGTCCCCCGAATCGGTTGCCGAGTCGATTTCGCGATGGGCCAGCCGACATTCCGGCTGGGCCGTCGAATCGAAAACGCAGCTGGATGCTTCGATTCGACTTCACTTGACGCGAACCACGCCCTTGTTCCGTTTTGTTGACGATATTCACGTAACATTGGTGGGTATCGACGGCAAAACGAGACTCGACGCGGAGAGCCGCTCACGCGTCGGCATAGGGGATCTGGGGCAGAATCCTCGCAACCTGAAAGAGTTGTTGGCGGGATTGGAGGTGATGCAACTTGACGAGATCCAGTACGATCAGCGTGAGTCGAAAACATGA
- a CDS encoding alpha-amylase family glycosyl hydrolase yields the protein MTTETIKDLLRELYGHVPGELLSGIEALMQTTADSNPSETMSTNSLWSEQDVVLISYADQIRSDDACPLETLRSFLIENELDDQIRCVHLLPFFPYTSDDGFSVVDYLEVDQDSGNWDEIARIGESFDLMFDLVLNHCSQSHAWFRRYLNGDPDYESFFIDQDPSMDLSAVTRPRSLPLLTPFESSTGEKHIWTTFSADQVDLNYANPHVMLRMLETLVEYGRRGARIIRLDAIAYLWKIVGTSCIHLPQTHAAVRLMRAVLDQAVPGTLVLTETNVPHVENIRYFGSGDNEAHMVYQFSLPPLLLDAIHSGDTSALQQWLKTLSPPSSTTTFFNFTASHDGIGVRPLEGLVAPERVRALAEVVRNAGGRVNTRRNADGTDAPYELNITYLDAVADRRSVSPAEHSRRFLATQAIMLAMQGVPAVYFHSLVGTPNDEEGVRQSGQNRSINRHKYRRDELEGALADVDSLQRRVFDGYRRLLNVRKTLVAFHPNASQTVLELPVDGLLGFLRKSASGETVAVIANLSDQPKTIDASVIGYTAAFDVLAEETLRTLGEIALRPFQVRWIVDPNHAPRIAGRIA from the coding sequence ATGACGACTGAAACCATCAAAGATCTGCTCCGCGAGCTTTATGGTCACGTTCCTGGTGAACTGTTATCAGGCATCGAGGCGCTGATGCAAACTACGGCCGATTCGAACCCCTCCGAGACGATGAGTACGAACTCACTGTGGTCCGAGCAAGATGTCGTGTTGATCAGCTATGCGGATCAGATTCGCAGCGACGACGCATGCCCGCTTGAAACGTTACGGTCCTTCTTGATCGAAAATGAGCTTGACGACCAAATCCGCTGCGTTCATTTGCTGCCCTTCTTTCCATACACGAGTGACGATGGATTTTCCGTCGTCGATTATTTGGAGGTCGATCAAGACTCGGGTAACTGGGATGAGATTGCACGAATCGGTGAGTCGTTTGATTTGATGTTTGACCTCGTCTTGAACCACTGCTCGCAATCGCATGCTTGGTTTAGACGATATTTGAATGGCGATCCGGATTATGAGAGCTTCTTCATTGATCAAGATCCGTCGATGGATTTGTCCGCTGTGACTCGCCCGCGAAGCTTGCCGCTGCTGACACCGTTTGAATCCTCAACGGGCGAGAAGCACATTTGGACAACCTTTAGTGCCGACCAAGTGGATTTGAATTATGCCAATCCCCATGTGATGCTGCGAATGCTTGAAACCTTGGTCGAATATGGCCGTCGGGGCGCCCGAATCATTCGACTCGATGCAATTGCTTACCTTTGGAAAATCGTTGGCACGTCGTGCATCCATCTCCCCCAAACTCACGCCGCGGTTCGCTTGATGCGTGCAGTCCTGGATCAAGCTGTGCCCGGGACCTTGGTGCTGACTGAAACCAATGTGCCGCATGTTGAGAACATTCGCTACTTCGGCAGTGGCGACAACGAAGCCCACATGGTGTACCAGTTCAGTTTGCCGCCGTTGTTGCTCGACGCGATCCATAGCGGTGACACGAGCGCACTCCAACAATGGCTAAAAACACTCTCGCCTCCCTCGTCCACCACGACGTTCTTCAACTTCACTGCATCACACGATGGCATCGGAGTTCGTCCCCTCGAAGGCCTCGTTGCGCCAGAGCGAGTGAGAGCGTTGGCTGAAGTCGTTCGCAACGCAGGTGGTCGTGTCAACACGCGCCGCAATGCTGATGGAACGGATGCTCCCTATGAGTTGAACATCACCTATTTGGATGCGGTTGCAGACCGCCGCAGCGTCTCGCCAGCAGAGCATTCTCGCCGATTCTTGGCGACCCAAGCAATTATGTTAGCGATGCAAGGTGTCCCAGCCGTCTATTTCCACAGCCTGGTGGGGACACCGAACGATGAAGAAGGCGTTCGCCAATCTGGGCAAAACCGAAGCATCAACCGGCATAAGTACAGACGCGATGAGCTAGAGGGTGCTTTGGCAGACGTTGACTCGCTACAGCGGCGTGTTTTTGACGGGTACCGTCGGTTGCTCAACGTCCGTAAGACACTGGTTGCATTTCATCCCAATGCGAGTCAAACCGTGCTTGAACTGCCAGTGGATGGTTTGCTGGGATTTTTACGTAAATCGGCGTCAGGTGAAACGGTTGCCGTCATCGCAAATTTGTCGGATCAACCGAAGACGATCGACGCATCCGTGATTGGTTATACGGCTGCGTTCGACGTGCTGGCCGAAGAAACGCTCCGCACCCTCGGGGAAATCGCCTTACGTCCGTTTCAAGTACGCTGGATCGTCGATCCCAACCATGCACCTCGCATCGCCGGTCGCATCGCGTGA
- a CDS encoding HAD family hydrolase, with product MTSFGDTDRAMDAMISQRHPLQPIPTSIAAKLRPMPEIRSVIFDVYGTLVISGSGDIGTSVESSHPAIQNQNDPASAFSAVGMALNRPAEEIIACMRRLIQETNQQRESESCVKPEVDILDIWRRTLLRFGEPEETLQPRRVLRFAAEYEARANPTWPMPGAAKLLPGLHQRGKRLGIVSNAQVFTPWLVEDLLGMSLDEAGFDLNLCLFSNRFLRAKPDPMLFDHLVQNLDRCGVSPNQAIYVGNDMLNDVYAASAAGLKTAWFVGDKRSCRTRTDDTRCQSLQADLVLTDLQQLLDCL from the coding sequence ATGACCTCATTTGGCGATACGGATCGTGCGATGGATGCCATGATCTCGCAACGTCATCCCTTGCAACCGATTCCCACGTCCATCGCAGCCAAACTGCGACCAATGCCCGAAATCCGATCGGTCATTTTTGACGTTTATGGGACACTCGTGATCAGTGGCAGCGGTGACATCGGGACCTCGGTTGAGTCATCGCATCCTGCGATTCAAAATCAAAACGATCCAGCCTCTGCGTTTTCAGCGGTGGGCATGGCCCTGAACCGTCCGGCTGAAGAGATCATTGCCTGCATGCGGCGATTGATCCAAGAAACGAACCAGCAGCGGGAAAGCGAGTCGTGTGTGAAACCGGAAGTCGATATTTTGGACATTTGGCGGAGGACGCTACTGCGGTTTGGAGAGCCTGAAGAGACGCTGCAACCACGACGTGTGTTACGGTTCGCGGCCGAGTACGAGGCGCGAGCCAATCCGACTTGGCCCATGCCGGGCGCTGCGAAATTGCTGCCTGGACTCCACCAACGCGGCAAGAGGTTGGGAATCGTCTCGAACGCGCAAGTGTTCACACCCTGGTTGGTCGAAGATCTTTTGGGAATGTCGCTTGATGAAGCTGGATTCGACTTGAATCTGTGTCTATTCTCGAACCGGTTCTTGCGTGCGAAACCCGATCCGATGCTTTTCGACCATCTGGTCCAAAATCTCGATCGATGTGGAGTATCGCCGAATCAGGCCATCTACGTCGGCAATGACATGCTCAACGACGTTTACGCCGCGTCCGCCGCAGGTTTGAAAACGGCATGGTTTGTCGGTGACAAGCGAAGTTGTCGGACTCGAACCGACGACACGAGGTGTCAATCCCTTCAAGCAGACCTGGTGCTGACGGATCTGCAACAGTTGTTAGATTGTCTGTAG
- the glgX gene encoding glycogen debranching protein GlgX encodes MMSPLGNGTSYPLGATITPSGVNFSIHSKSCTSMELLLFDSVDDAKPTRVIQLDEDRNHTFHYWHVLVEGVRAGQKYAYRADGPFLPSHGLRFDKTKILLDPYGRVVDVPDDYRREAAIEPGENTPYAMKSVVADLSTYDWEGDLPLRHPFNKTIIYEMHVGGFTKHPSANVLPELRGTFSGLVEKIPYLQDLGITAVELLPVFQFDPQEAPAGLTNYWGYNPVSFFAPHSGYGASKSPLQLLDEFRDMVKALHRANIEVLLDVVYNHTAEGGENGPTFCFKGLENSAYYILDRNPASRHDRSRYANFSGCGNTLNGNHAIVRRMILSSLRYWVEEMHVDGFRFDLASVLSRDENGCPQASPPILWDIETDPVLSGTKLIAEAWDASGLYQVGSFFGDHWKEWNGRFRDDVRSFVKSDAGYAGVFSKRLLASPDLYEHQDREPEQSINFVTSHDGFTLNDLVSYNVKHNEANLEDNRDGCNANYSWNCGVEGPTEDPQIEKLRAKQIKNFLTINLLAFGVPMLVMGDEMRRSQNGNNNSYCQDTEWNWLDWSLLKKQAGLHRFVKGLIKYRKNLPLRSKQDISLNDVLTRSRVRWHGSELGKPDWGSESRSVALTIERPEKWFYLIFNAFWEPMEFQIPIVPDAFEPWNRVVDTDLPSPHDIGPGESLAGCDFYRVQDRSTVILTSVQKEDT; translated from the coding sequence ATGATGTCCCCGCTTGGAAATGGAACGTCTTATCCGCTCGGTGCCACGATTACGCCCAGCGGGGTCAACTTTAGCATTCACTCCAAGAGCTGCACATCCATGGAGTTGTTGCTGTTTGACTCAGTCGATGATGCCAAACCGACGCGTGTGATTCAACTCGATGAAGACCGCAATCATACGTTTCATTATTGGCACGTCCTGGTCGAAGGCGTCCGAGCGGGCCAAAAGTATGCCTATCGAGCTGACGGTCCTTTTCTTCCCTCGCATGGCTTGCGTTTTGACAAAACGAAGATTCTCTTAGACCCCTATGGTCGCGTGGTTGATGTGCCTGACGACTACCGACGCGAAGCAGCCATTGAACCAGGTGAGAACACGCCGTATGCCATGAAGAGCGTTGTTGCTGATCTGAGCACGTACGATTGGGAAGGTGATCTACCTCTGCGTCATCCCTTCAACAAGACGATCATCTATGAGATGCATGTGGGCGGGTTTACCAAACACCCGAGCGCAAACGTGTTGCCGGAGCTGCGGGGAACTTTCAGCGGGCTTGTGGAGAAGATCCCCTACTTACAGGATTTGGGAATTACGGCAGTCGAGTTGTTACCTGTCTTCCAGTTTGACCCCCAGGAAGCACCGGCAGGATTGACGAATTATTGGGGCTACAATCCGGTATCCTTCTTTGCCCCGCATTCGGGTTATGGGGCGAGCAAGTCGCCATTGCAGTTGCTTGATGAATTTCGTGACATGGTCAAGGCACTTCATCGTGCGAACATCGAAGTGCTCTTGGATGTTGTCTACAACCATACCGCCGAAGGCGGTGAGAATGGGCCGACCTTTTGCTTCAAAGGATTGGAAAACTCGGCCTACTATATTTTGGATCGGAATCCTGCAAGTCGTCACGATCGCAGTCGCTATGCCAACTTTAGTGGTTGTGGGAATACACTCAATGGCAATCACGCGATCGTGCGACGGATGATTCTTAGCAGCCTGCGCTATTGGGTCGAGGAGATGCATGTCGACGGATTCCGGTTCGATCTCGCCTCCGTTCTATCGCGAGACGAGAATGGCTGTCCTCAAGCAAGCCCGCCGATCTTGTGGGATATCGAAACCGATCCTGTGCTGAGCGGTACGAAGCTCATTGCCGAAGCCTGGGATGCATCGGGTTTGTATCAAGTAGGCAGCTTTTTTGGCGATCACTGGAAAGAGTGGAATGGTCGATTCCGTGACGATGTGCGATCCTTTGTCAAATCAGATGCTGGGTATGCGGGAGTCTTCTCAAAACGGCTGTTGGCAAGCCCCGATCTCTACGAGCATCAGGATCGTGAGCCCGAACAGAGCATTAACTTCGTGACCTCTCATGATGGTTTCACGCTCAATGATTTGGTTTCCTACAATGTTAAACACAACGAAGCCAACTTGGAGGACAACCGCGATGGCTGCAACGCCAACTACAGTTGGAACTGTGGTGTCGAGGGGCCGACCGAGGATCCTCAAATTGAAAAGCTTCGGGCGAAGCAGATCAAGAACTTCTTGACCATCAATCTGCTTGCCTTTGGTGTTCCGATGCTCGTGATGGGCGACGAAATGAGACGCAGTCAAAACGGCAATAACAATTCGTATTGCCAAGATACCGAATGGAATTGGTTGGATTGGTCGCTGCTAAAAAAACAGGCCGGGCTTCATCGCTTTGTCAAAGGTCTGATCAAGTATCGTAAGAATCTGCCCCTTCGATCGAAGCAGGACATCAGTCTGAACGATGTCTTGACGCGTTCCCGAGTTCGTTGGCACGGATCAGAATTGGGCAAGCCCGATTGGGGAAGCGAGTCACGCAGCGTCGCGCTGACGATCGAGAGACCGGAAAAATGGTTTTATTTGATCTTCAATGCCTTTTGGGAGCCGATGGAGTTTCAAATCCCCATCGTTCCAGATGCGTTTGAGCCATGGAATCGAGTCGTCGACACCGACTTGCCGTCACCGCATGATATTGGTCCTGGCGAGTCGCTTGCCGGATGTGATTTCTATCGAGTCCAAGACCGATCGACCGTCATTTTGACCTCCGTACAAAAAGAGGACACATGA
- a CDS encoding adenylate/guanylate cyclase domain-containing protein, which yields MKTIDIAVQSNEFSSQVRDVSLPVELGRQATGEELLTVHELGDKTVRIPVAPIGLLWIPRHALRLEEDDEGGLRVVNIHDQSVIHVGEENAVLRPRESISTSGPVKLKLPQELMLVIKPHQPGATDFSPASDTTLRTIDGDRSTFAMGHDAARLGQLCSDTSEQDAGEVAVSLVRQALTVVQKAAGSNEFFEAAVRATATMIELDCAYVILRSQNRWVVRSTFRADTNTAINFDNNSHAEPLPVGSSRLLENVLYSKKTVIFEPDGSFEAVRASMMILDRAVAAPMLDDTGDVIGVVYGDRKIHPTHANEPIGELEGTLLEVMASAVASGLARQREESLRAAMTQFFSPAVTESLRKDENLLAGRDAEVTVLFCDIRGFSAVSERIGPARTIEWINDVLTELSQCVIQHDGVLVDYIGDELMAMWGAPADQPDHAIRACRAAADMLLRIDPLRQRWNELTPEGFGLGIGINTGIAQVGNTGSKVKFKYGPLGNTVNIASRIQGMTKAFGVTAIIASSTQTALEKGLSTANHSVFHTRRLADARPVGIKSVITLYEFHPNAAPVWTQMCERYEKALHHYNESDLTGAAKELASLVYDHPDDAPSVLLLGRVVEALTQHKSVVDPVMVFHQK from the coding sequence GTGAAAACCATTGACATTGCCGTCCAATCCAATGAATTCAGCTCTCAGGTCCGCGATGTGAGCTTGCCGGTCGAACTGGGGCGACAAGCCACCGGCGAAGAGCTATTGACCGTACACGAACTTGGTGACAAGACGGTCCGGATCCCCGTCGCACCGATCGGTCTACTCTGGATTCCACGTCATGCATTACGATTAGAGGAAGATGACGAAGGTGGCCTGCGAGTGGTCAACATCCATGACCAATCGGTTATCCATGTTGGCGAAGAAAATGCTGTCCTGCGGCCGCGTGAATCGATCTCCACTTCGGGACCGGTTAAGCTGAAACTTCCCCAAGAACTGATGCTGGTGATCAAGCCTCATCAGCCAGGTGCTACCGATTTCTCGCCAGCGAGTGACACGACCTTGCGAACGATCGACGGAGATCGCTCTACATTTGCCATGGGCCATGACGCGGCCAGACTCGGTCAATTGTGCAGCGACACGAGTGAACAGGACGCAGGTGAGGTCGCGGTCAGCCTGGTTCGCCAAGCGTTAACAGTCGTTCAGAAAGCGGCTGGTTCGAACGAATTCTTTGAGGCCGCCGTTCGCGCCACCGCGACAATGATCGAACTTGATTGTGCTTACGTGATCTTGCGAAGTCAAAACCGCTGGGTGGTACGTTCGACGTTCCGTGCTGATACCAATACAGCGATCAATTTCGATAACAATAGCCATGCCGAGCCGTTACCTGTCGGTAGTTCCCGGCTCCTTGAAAATGTGCTTTATTCCAAAAAGACCGTCATCTTTGAACCCGATGGTTCCTTCGAGGCCGTGCGTGCTTCGATGATGATCCTGGACCGTGCCGTTGCTGCCCCCATGCTTGACGATACGGGCGATGTGATCGGAGTGGTCTATGGCGACCGTAAGATTCATCCAACACATGCAAACGAACCGATCGGGGAATTGGAGGGAACGTTGTTGGAAGTGATGGCCAGTGCTGTCGCGTCCGGCTTAGCACGCCAACGCGAAGAGTCTCTTCGTGCCGCGATGACTCAATTCTTCTCTCCGGCGGTAACCGAATCTCTGCGCAAAGATGAGAATTTGTTGGCGGGACGCGATGCGGAAGTGACGGTGCTGTTCTGTGATATCCGCGGATTCAGTGCTGTCTCGGAGCGAATCGGTCCTGCCCGAACGATCGAATGGATCAACGATGTGTTGACCGAACTCAGTCAGTGCGTGATCCAGCATGATGGCGTACTCGTTGACTACATCGGCGATGAACTCATGGCGATGTGGGGGGCTCCTGCGGATCAACCGGATCATGCGATCCGCGCATGTCGGGCTGCCGCCGATATGCTCCTACGCATCGATCCTTTACGTCAGAGATGGAATGAACTGACTCCGGAGGGATTTGGCTTGGGCATCGGCATCAACACTGGCATTGCCCAGGTAGGCAACACCGGTTCAAAGGTCAAATTCAAGTATGGACCGTTAGGAAACACCGTCAACATAGCCAGCCGTATCCAGGGAATGACGAAAGCCTTCGGTGTGACCGCAATCATTGCCTCGTCGACTCAAACCGCGCTTGAGAAAGGGCTGTCAACCGCCAATCATTCTGTTTTCCATACCCGACGCCTTGCCGATGCCAGGCCCGTGGGGATCAAAAGCGTGATCACACTTTACGAATTCCATCCCAATGCCGCTCCGGTCTGGACGCAAATGTGTGAACGTTACGAAAAGGCCCTCCATCATTACAACGAGAGCGACCTCACCGGTGCCGCCAAGGAACTTGCCTCGCTGGTCTATGATCACCCTGACGACGCTCCGAGCGTGTTGTTACTCGGTCGAGTGGTGGAAGCGCTGACGCAGCACAAGTCGGTCGTCGATCCGGTGATGGTGTTCCACCAGAAATGA
- a CDS encoding glycosyltransferase family protein, translating into MNIVILHCHMQRGGVTQVIENHVQAIVQLGGAHRVFLVSGPRVSGISKKTADRITPILLKDFDYDSAESANQPAELRAESMATELVDQFAAAGIDRDETVLHWHNHGLGKNTAAPGAIRRLAKLGWRLLLQIHDYAEDNRPENYLHLIRSIGATTQSDIDDYLYPSTDSIHYATLSHADRSVITGLGIDDARVHCLPNCVHFAEGVPDSATSRQKVAAAFGLADSAQWWLYPVRGIRRKNVGEFLLLSRFLPGDDIAGITLCPETPIEKRSYERWRSVGQALAPRAVFDCGHHREVSFMENLAASSGVLSTSVAEGFGMAMLEPWLADRGVVARDLPTVTRDFVASGVQLPGQYASIPIPADEQWLRESIVTSREAFHAAWKSLPEAFRPDFPSFDPSSGEIDFASLTPDRQTDVLQRMASDPGFETAVKERSFGIADRLKTPLAPETIRQNRVTIENRYSTEKQSRQLQSIYFSLLNARVDTLVKPPRSAGVALDLVSAARPFFPCRTEVI; encoded by the coding sequence TTGAATATCGTGATTCTACACTGTCATATGCAGCGTGGAGGCGTAACGCAGGTCATCGAGAATCACGTGCAGGCGATCGTTCAGCTTGGCGGTGCCCACCGGGTTTTCTTGGTATCGGGGCCCCGAGTATCGGGAATTTCGAAAAAGACCGCCGATCGCATCACTCCGATTCTGCTGAAGGACTTTGATTACGATTCCGCAGAATCTGCCAATCAACCCGCGGAGCTTCGTGCGGAGTCAATGGCCACGGAGTTAGTGGACCAGTTTGCTGCCGCCGGAATCGATCGTGATGAAACCGTTTTGCACTGGCACAATCACGGTCTCGGCAAGAACACGGCCGCTCCGGGAGCGATCCGTCGTTTGGCTAAGCTTGGTTGGCGCCTTTTGCTTCAAATCCACGACTACGCGGAGGACAATCGGCCCGAGAATTACTTGCATCTTATCCGATCCATCGGCGCGACCACGCAGAGCGACATTGACGACTATCTGTATCCTTCAACGGATTCCATCCACTATGCGACTCTCAGTCATGCCGATCGGTCGGTGATCACAGGGCTGGGAATTGACGATGCCCGGGTTCATTGCCTCCCCAATTGTGTTCACTTTGCCGAAGGGGTGCCCGACAGCGCCACGTCAAGACAAAAAGTTGCTGCGGCATTCGGACTGGCTGACTCCGCCCAATGGTGGCTTTATCCGGTGCGTGGGATCCGGCGCAAGAACGTCGGTGAATTCCTCCTGTTGAGCCGTTTTCTACCTGGCGATGACATCGCTGGCATCACGTTGTGTCCTGAGACACCAATCGAGAAGCGGTCCTACGAACGTTGGCGCAGCGTCGGCCAAGCACTTGCACCGCGAGCGGTTTTCGATTGCGGCCATCATCGCGAAGTTTCTTTCATGGAGAATTTAGCGGCATCAAGCGGAGTCCTCTCCACCAGTGTTGCCGAGGGCTTTGGTATGGCGATGCTCGAGCCTTGGCTTGCTGATCGAGGCGTGGTCGCGAGAGATTTGCCGACCGTCACCCGCGATTTTGTTGCCTCCGGTGTTCAGTTGCCTGGGCAATACGCTTCGATTCCGATCCCGGCTGACGAACAATGGTTGCGTGAATCGATCGTCACATCCCGAGAAGCGTTTCATGCCGCCTGGAAATCGCTGCCGGAAGCCTTCCGTCCCGATTTTCCTAGCTTTGATCCTTCCAGCGGCGAGATTGATTTTGCCTCGTTAACGCCAGATCGCCAAACGGATGTCTTGCAGCGAATGGCATCGGACCCGGGATTCGAAACGGCCGTGAAAGAACGGTCATTCGGGATCGCCGATCGACTCAAGACCCCATTGGCACCGGAAACGATCCGACAAAATCGAGTGACGATCGAAAACCGCTACAGCACGGAAAAGCAATCCCGGCAATTGCAATCAATCTATTTTTCCCTGCTAAATGCCCGCGTCGACACTCTCGTCAAGCCACCCCGCTCTGCCGGTGTGGCACTCGATCTCGTCTCGGCCGCTCGTCCCTTTTTTCCTTGCCGTACGGAAGTGATTTGA
- a CDS encoding glycosyltransferase family 4 protein: MGVQIGFVGTRFSGTDGVSLESAKWAQVLWDHRHVSHWYSGLSDRDPAISMVVPHAYFGHPDIEWINRRAFGIRTRTPDVTQRIYALADYLKGTLYEFTRRFDIDLLIVQNALCIPMNIPLGVALTSFIAETGFPTIAHHHDFYWERDRFSVSAVTDLLSMAFPPALPQIQSVTINSFAQEDLAHRRGVSSILVPNVLDFETEPSEIDDYAKGFRADIGLADDDILFLQPTRVVPRKGIEHAISLVASLNDDRCKLVISHASGDEGNEYLAMLNDMAEHQGVDLILCDKIVDDKRCTNEDGKQVYTLADAYSQADFITYPSLYEGFGNALLEAFYFRKPVLVNRYSIYVADIEPKGAKVIAMDGYLTREVVAKVRRIIDDPIYREEMVDFNYEIGKAFFSYSVLRRKLRALVTNFTGQDNL; this comes from the coding sequence ATGGGCGTTCAGATTGGATTTGTTGGGACACGCTTTTCCGGTACCGACGGCGTTTCGTTGGAGAGTGCGAAATGGGCCCAGGTGCTCTGGGACCATCGCCACGTCAGCCATTGGTACTCGGGACTAAGTGATCGCGACCCTGCTATTTCGATGGTCGTTCCCCATGCCTACTTTGGACACCCCGATATCGAATGGATCAACCGCCGCGCGTTTGGGATCCGAACCCGAACACCCGACGTGACGCAGCGGATTTACGCTCTAGCCGACTATCTGAAGGGGACGCTGTATGAGTTCACGCGTCGATTTGATATCGATCTGCTGATCGTGCAAAATGCACTCTGCATTCCGATGAACATTCCACTCGGTGTCGCCTTGACTTCATTCATCGCAGAAACGGGATTTCCCACAATCGCCCACCACCATGATTTTTATTGGGAACGGGACCGATTCAGCGTGTCGGCGGTAACCGATTTGTTGTCGATGGCCTTCCCACCCGCATTGCCACAAATCCAAAGTGTGACCATCAATTCGTTTGCCCAAGAAGATCTTGCTCATCGCCGTGGCGTTTCTTCAATCTTGGTCCCCAACGTCCTCGACTTTGAGACAGAACCGAGCGAGATCGATGACTACGCCAAGGGATTTCGCGCGGATATTGGCTTGGCGGACGATGACATCCTGTTCCTACAACCGACGCGGGTGGTGCCGCGAAAAGGAATTGAACACGCAATCTCTTTGGTTGCTTCGTTGAATGATGATCGTTGCAAACTCGTCATTTCCCATGCCAGCGGCGACGAAGGAAATGAGTATTTGGCGATGCTCAATGACATGGCCGAACACCAGGGCGTTGACCTCATCCTTTGTGACAAGATCGTGGACGATAAACGATGCACCAACGAAGATGGCAAACAGGTCTACACGCTCGCAGATGCCTATTCACAGGCTGACTTCATCACCTACCCCAGTTTGTACGAAGGGTTCGGCAACGCGCTACTTGAAGCGTTTTACTTTCGCAAACCCGTTCTGGTCAACCGTTACTCGATCTACGTTGCTGACATCGAACCCAAAGGCGCCAAGGTGATTGCCATGGATGGCTACCTAACGCGTGAAGTTGTCGCCAAGGTTCGCCGCATCATTGACGACCCGATCTATCGTGAAGAGATGGTGGATTTCAACTACGAGATTGGCAAAGCCTTCTTCAGCTACAGCGTTCTGAGACGAAAACTGCGAGCCTTGGTCACCAATTTTACAGGACAAGACAATCTATAG